The Corynebacterium sp. SCR221107 genome includes the window GACGAGCGGGTGTGGCACAACGGCATCGGCGAAGGAGGAAAGGGGATCGTGCACCCTTCACTGTGGGCGACTGCGATCGCTGACTTGTCAGCAGGTAATCAACGCCGCGCGCAGATCGCTCTCGCGCTCAGCGCTTCGCCAGAGATGCTGATCATCGACGAGCCCACCAACTACCTCGACCTCGAATCCATGGAGGCATTCGAGCAGGCGATACCGACGTGGGGCGGCACCCTCATCATCGCAAGTCATGACCGGTGGCTGATTGATCGTTGGCAGGGGCGTCGGGTGCAATTGGGGCCGCCGACGTCTGGATAGAAACGAACCTAATAACGGGAAACCTGTGTGCGTCGGAAAGCAAGGCGCACCACGCACTGAGCTTAATCACGATGCGCGCCCGCGCCGCCAGTACCCCATAAACGACACCTGTGAGCGCGGGACGTTGTAGCTTGTGACCAGCACCCGCCTGATGCCAGTTACCATGCCGGATTCGCCAGCGATCCAGAAATAGTGGTCCGAGTGATTCGTAGGGTGGTTGGAGATGTGGTCGCCGCCAGAGGAATAGGTTGGGGTTTCCCACATGAGAATGTCTGTTTCTTCGGCAAAGTCGAGGGCGGTGGGGATCGCAGGTGTGGCGGGATCGAAGGAACGCAGCACCGCCGATGCCACAAGCTCGCCATGTGCGCGCCCGTTGCGCGGCAGCCACTGGACCTCAAAACCGGGATGGGTCACCTCAGCGAGGATGTCATCGTTGGTTGGCACCTCGATAAAGGCACTGCCCTTGAATTCCGGGCCAAGTCCTTCCAAGATGCTGGCAATCGCGGGCAACGCCGTCTCATCGCCGGCAAGCACGATGCGCTGCGCGTCGCCGGGCAGAAAGTCCACACCCCATTGTCCGGCAACGGTGGGGCCGACGAGAATAACGGTATCGCCAACCTTGGCGGCCGCGGCCCATTCAGAGGCCGGACCCGAGGCGCCAGGGTGGAGGACGAAATCGACGGCGATGCGCAATTCGCCGTCGAGGCGGCGCGCCCAGCGAACCGTATAGGTCCGCATGACCGCACCCGGGATGTGCTGAGAATTCCCGTACCAATCCTCACCCAGATCAACATCGGGTAAGACACCAAAGATGAGCTTGATCCGCTGATCGTATACCGGATCGGCGGGGACGCATCGTTGAAGGTCAGCGCCACCGAAAACCACGCGCAATAGATGCGGGGAAAGCCTCGTCAGGGATCGGACCTTAGCGGACATGGGAACAAACATGATGCCTCCCGTAGGGGTGAACCACCGGCTTGCCGGTGGTGGGGTCAATCTCGACGCGACAACCGATGCCAAACACTTCGCCCATAACCTGCTCGGTGACGACCTGGAGTGGGCTACCCTCGGCGACGATCTGCCCCTGTTTCATCGCGATAATGTGCTGCGAGTAGCGGGCTGCGAGATTCATATCGTGCACGACCATCGCCACGGTTGTTTTCTCACGAATATTGAGGTCAACCAGCAAGTCGAGCACTTCGAGCTGGTTGGCAACATCAAGATAGGTGGTGGGCTCATCGAGTAAAAGCGTTTCGGTTTCCTGGGCCAACGCCATCGCAATCCATACACGCTGTCGTTGACCACCAGAAAGCTCATCGACGCTGCGGTCGGAGAACTCGACTAGTTGTGTCGCCTCCAATGCGGTCTGAACCGCATCAAAGTCGGCCTGGGACCAGCGTCCAAACAGTCCTTGGTGCGGATGTCGACCGCGACCGACCAAATCCGCCACGGTGATCCCCAGCGGGGCGATGGGTGTTTGCGGGAGCAAACCGACCTTGCGGGCAAACTCCTTGCGCGAGTAGTCCTGCAGGCGAGTGCCTGCGTAGGTGACCTCCCCCTCGCTGGGCTTGAGTAATCCCGCCAAAGACCGAAGCAACGTTGACTTGCCGCAGCCATTGGGGCCAATGATGGAAGTTATAACCCCGGCGGGGATCCTCACGCTTAGACCGCGAGCGATCACCCGTTGCTCGTAGGCCAAAGTCACGTTGTTCGCAGCCAACTCGTCGCGCACGCAAGGCGTCATCGTTGGACTCCTTTCTGAGATCGAATGAGGAGATAAAGCAGGAATGGGGCGCCCAACAAACCTGTGACCACTCCCACTGGATACCGAGTACCCATCACGTGCTGGCCCAAAAGATCTGCCACCAGCACGATGAACGCGCCGACAAAACCCGCAGTGGCCAAGGGCACCCCCCGATGGCGAGCTAGGCGCACCGCGATGGGGCCGGCCATGAAGGCAACGAAGCTTACTGGTCCACAGGCAGCAGTGGCCGCTGCGACCAAGGCCACCGAGCAGACAATGAGCACGATGCGGCACAGTCCCGTGCGCACGCCGAGTGCTGCGGCGGCGTCGTCACCGAGCTGCATGATCCGCAATTGCTGGCTAGCTACCATAAGTGGTGGCACGATGACGATCCATGCCACCACAAGCGGTACCACTCGATCCCAGGAGGCGGCGTTGATGGAGCCATTGAGCCAGCGAGTTGCGGAGGCAAGATCCCAGGCCGCCGCACGCGAGAGCGTGTAGGTAACGATGCTCATGAGCATCGACGACACGCCGATTCCGATGAGGATCAATCGAGTTCCCGAGAACCCGTCCCGGATGGCTAGGAAATAGATAAGCCCCGCTGTCAGCAGTGCCCCGCCGAGTGCGGCAAGAGAGGTCATAGTCTGCCCCCAGCCCAATGCCACAATCGCAATCACCCCAAAGGCGCTGGCGCCGGAGGAGATGCCCACGATGTCGGGTGAGGCAAGCTGGTTGCGCAGGAGAGTTTGAAATGTCAGCCCAGCGATTCCAAAGCAGCTTCCGCCCACCACGGCAAGCGTTGCGCGGGGGAGTCGAAGTTCACCGACGGCGTAGCTTGCACCTTTGACCTGTTCACCGAACAAGACCCTGAGCACGTCGATAAGACTGTAGCTTCGCTCGCCATACATAAGCGAGACGAAAAATACGACGATGACAAGGAAAAGGAGAATTCCAGTGCGCATGCGGTTCACGCGTCTTGCATGTGCCTGTTGTTGCTTTAATAACGTCATAGCTCACGAACCTTTTGCTGGCGCACGATCCATATGAATACCGGAGCGCCGAGAAGAGGCAAGAGCACACCCACCGCAACTTCTTCGGGGCGCGCAATTACTCTTCCAACGATGTCAGCGGTGACCAAAAGCCCTGCGCCGTAGATGGCGCAGCCGGGTACCAACCAGCGATGATCGGTACCCATGACTAGCCGCAGGGCATGCGGGATAATAAGCCCCACAAATCCCACGGGCCCTGCCATACTCGTCGCAGCGCCGGCGAGGATCACGGAAGCCACTGCGATGAGGCCTCGCTGCACACCGACATGGGCGCCTAGCCCCGAGGCAAGCTCATCGCCGAGCGCTAGGGCATTCATTCCCATCGCCGTGGCAGCCGCCAGGAAAAGGCCCACGCCGATTGCGGGGCCGACCCACGCGATTTGTTCCCACGTTGCACCGCCCACGCTTCCGATCTGCCAAAAACGGAACTCATCCATGACCTGGACTCGTGGCAGAAGCACCGCACTGACTAGAGAACTAAGCGCCGCGGCGGTTGCCGCGCCTGCGAGCGCAAGCTTCAAAGGCGCAGCGCCGCCTGGGCCGATGGAGCCAATCCCGTAAACAAACAAGGCAGCAAGCGTGGATCCGGCGATGGCGCCCGTCATGGTGGCTAACGTTCCAGAAAGATCGAAAAACGCGATGCCGGTGACAACGAAAAGGCTTGCGCCGGAGAGCACGCCGAATATGCCGGGCTCGGCCAGAGGGTTTCTGGTGACCGCTTGCATTCCCAGCCCGGATACCGCCAGGGCCGCGCCCACCACTACTGCGGCTACGGTGCGTGGGAGGCGAACGCTAGCCGCAGCCTGGTCGGTCGAATCCTGGATGCCTCGCACAGCATCGACAACTGCCTGGAATGGGATAACTCGGGCGCCGAACATCAACGAGGCCACCACTGCAACCACGAGGAGCAGCACGCCGCCGGTCAAGACGGCGGCATTTGTTTTCGAAGGCCTCATGATTCCTTAGGAGTCAAGGGCGGAGGCAAGGAGATCAAAGTACTCGCCCAACTTAGCGGGGATCGACAAAGGAGTCGGGTTCGTGCTCGCTG containing:
- a CDS encoding FecCD family ABC transporter permease; its protein translation is MRTGILLFLVIVVFFVSLMYGERSYSLIDVLRVLFGEQVKGASYAVGELRLPRATLAVVGGSCFGIAGLTFQTLLRNQLASPDIVGISSGASAFGVIAIVALGWGQTMTSLAALGGALLTAGLIYFLAIRDGFSGTRLILIGIGVSSMLMSIVTYTLSRAAAWDLASATRWLNGSINAASWDRVVPLVVAWIVIVPPLMVASQQLRIMQLGDDAAAALGVRTGLCRIVLIVCSVALVAAATAACGPVSFVAFMAGPIAVRLARHRGVPLATAGFVGAFIVLVADLLGQHVMGTRYPVGVVTGLLGAPFLLYLLIRSQKGVQR
- a CDS encoding FecCD family ABC transporter permease, whose amino-acid sequence is MRPSKTNAAVLTGGVLLLVVAVVASLMFGARVIPFQAVVDAVRGIQDSTDQAAASVRLPRTVAAVVVGAALAVSGLGMQAVTRNPLAEPGIFGVLSGASLFVVTGIAFFDLSGTLATMTGAIAGSTLAALFVYGIGSIGPGGAAPLKLALAGAATAAALSSLVSAVLLPRVQVMDEFRFWQIGSVGGATWEQIAWVGPAIGVGLFLAAATAMGMNALALGDELASGLGAHVGVQRGLIAVASVILAGAATSMAGPVGFVGLIIPHALRLVMGTDHRWLVPGCAIYGAGLLVTADIVGRVIARPEEVAVGVLLPLLGAPVFIWIVRQQKVREL
- a CDS encoding siderophore-interacting protein, whose product is MSAKVRSLTRLSPHLLRVVFGGADLQRCVPADPVYDQRIKLIFGVLPDVDLGEDWYGNSQHIPGAVMRTYTVRWARRLDGELRIAVDFVLHPGASGPASEWAAAAKVGDTVILVGPTVAGQWGVDFLPGDAQRIVLAGDETALPAIASILEGLGPEFKGSAFIEVPTNDDILAEVTHPGFEVQWLPRNGRAHGELVASAVLRSFDPATPAIPTALDFAEETDILMWETPTYSSGGDHISNHPTNHSDHYFWIAGESGMVTGIRRVLVTSYNVPRSQVSFMGYWRRGRAS
- a CDS encoding ABC transporter ATP-binding protein; this translates as MTPCVRDELAANNVTLAYEQRVIARGLSVRIPAGVITSIIGPNGCGKSTLLRSLAGLLKPSEGEVTYAGTRLQDYSRKEFARKVGLLPQTPIAPLGITVADLVGRGRHPHQGLFGRWSQADFDAVQTALEATQLVEFSDRSVDELSGGQRQRVWIAMALAQETETLLLDEPTTYLDVANQLEVLDLLVDLNIREKTTVAMVVHDMNLAARYSQHIIAMKQGQIVAEGSPLQVVTEQVMGEVFGIGCRVEIDPTTGKPVVHPYGRHHVCSHVR